A stretch of the Nicotiana tabacum cultivar K326 chromosome 6, ASM71507v2, whole genome shotgun sequence genome encodes the following:
- the LOC107819606 gene encoding uncharacterized protein LOC107819606, whose amino-acid sequence MGLRAIPFTASQNGIMPNYLGGSDQYFPSTILPSSKLVFAVSAKAKKEDTEEPKEKKKQSLFSSVTEALDFSQVRSAKDAELIDEAREATQSGERMSREQYGALRRKIGGTYKDFFKSYVEVKGEYVEEGWVDKTCKVCKKDTRGEARQVDNFGRYAHVACLEKSKSGNFFTNLFSR is encoded by the exons ATGGGACTGAGAGCTATTCCCTTTACAGCTTCTCAAAATGGTATTATGCCAAACTATTTGGGTGGTTCAGATCAATATTTCCCTAGTACTATTCTTCCTAGCTCAAAACTTGTATTCGCAGTTTCAGCAAAGGCAAAGAAAGAGGATACAGAAGAACCCAAGGAAAAAAAGAAGCAATCTTTGTTTTCAAGTGTAACAGAAGCTCTCGATTTTTCTCAGGTTAGATCAGCTAAAGACGCCGAGCTTATCGATGAAGCTAGAGAAGCTACTCAATCTGGCGAGAGGATGTCCAGAGAACAG TATGGAGCTCTGAGAAGGAAGATCGGCGGGACATACAAAGATTTCTTCAAGTCCTACGTTGAAG TAAAAGGGGAATATGTGGAGGAGGGATGGGTAGACAAGACGTGCAAGGTTTGCAAGAAGGATACGAGAGGAGAAGCACGGCAAGTGGACAATTTTGGAAGATATGCACACGTGGCTTGCCTTGAGAAGTCCAAATCTGGAAATTTTTTCACCAACCTCTTCTCAAGATGA